CGGTTATCGCCTGGCCCTGGAGTCTGCCCTGGAACACCTGGCTGCTAACGCAAAGCCCTGATGACGAGAACCTGGCCTATGGGCCGGGGCTCACAAGAAACGTTTGCTAACACGTTTTTATATTTACGCCCCTGACCGAACCTTGGGAGTTGATGATTAATGGATATCCGTAAAGTCAAGAAACTGATCGAACTGCTGGAAGAATCTGGCATCGACGAGCTGGAGATCAAGGAAGGCGAGGAATCCGTACGGATCAGCCGCCACAGCAAGACTCCAGCCCAGCAGTACTACGCTCCGGCTCCAGTCGCCGCTCCTGTTGCCGCACCAGCCGCCGCCCCGGCCGCTGCCGCCGCTCCAGCCGAAGCTGCCGCACCAAAACTGAACGGCACCGTTGCCCGTTCGCCAATGGTCGGTACCTTCTACCGCAAAGCCTCGCCTGCCTCGCCAGCCTTCGTTGAAGTCGGCCAGACCGTGAAGAAAGGCGACACCCTGTGCATCGTCGAAGCCATGAAGATGATGAACCACATCGAAGCTGAAACCAGCGGTGTGATCGAATCCATCCTGGTAGAAGACGGTCAGCCGGTTGAGTTCGACCAGCCGCTGTTCACCATCGTTTGAACCGCGGAGAGCCAACGATGTCTGCGAAGCTGGAAAAAGTCCTGATTGCCAACCGCGGGGAAATTGCCCTGCGGATCCTGCGTGCCTGCAAAGAGCTGGGCATCAAGACCGTCGCCGTACACTCCACGGCTGACCGCGAACTGATGCACCTGGGCCTGGCAGACGAGTCGGTCTGCATCGGTCCTGCTTCGGCCAGCCAGTCCTACCTGCACATTCCGGCCATCATCGCCGCGGCTGAAGTGACCGGCGCTACCGCCATTCACCCAGGCTACGGTTTCCTCGCGGAAAACGCCGATTTCGCCGAGCAGGTCGAGAACTCCGGTTTTGCCTTCATTGGCCCCAAAGCCGACACCATTCGCCTGATGGGCGACAAGGTTTCGGCCAAGGACGCGATGATCAAGACTGGCGTTCCGACCGTGCCAGGTTCCGACGGCCCGCTGCCGGAAGACGAAGAAGAAGCCCTGCGCATCGGCCGTGAAGTCGGCTACCCGGTGATCATCAAGGCCGCCGGTGGCGGTGGTGGTCGCGGCATGCGCGTGGTGCACAAGGAAGAGGACCTGATCGCCTCGGCCAAGCTGACCCGCACCGAAGCTGGCGCAGCCTTCGGCAACCCGATGGTCTACCTCGAGAAGTTCCTGACCAACCCACGTCACGTGGAAGTCCAGGTCCTGTCCGACGGCCAGGGTAACGCCGTGCACCTGGGTGACCGCGACTGCTCGCTGCAGCGCCGCCACCAGAAGGTACTGGAAGAAGCGCCGGCACCGGGCATCGATGAAAAAGCCCGCCAGGAAGTCTACAAGCGCTGTGTCGATGCCTGCATCGAGATCGGCTACCGTGGCGCCGGCACCTTCGAGTTCCTCTACGAGAACGGTCGTTTCTACTTCATCGAAATGAACACCCGTGTTCAGGTGGAGCACCCGGTTTCGGAGATGGTCACCGGTATCGACATCGTCAAGGAGATGCTCAGCATCGCCGCTGGCAACAAGCTGTCGTTCACCCAGGATGACGTGGTGATTCGCGGTCACTCGCTGGAGTGCCGGATCAACGCCGAAGACCCGAAGAAGTTCATCCCGAGCCCAGGCACGGTCAAGCATTTCCACGCCCCGGGTGGCAACGGCGTTCGCGTCGATTCGCACCTGTACAGCGGTTACGCAGTTCCACCGAACTACGACTCGCTGATCGGCAAGCTGATCACCTACGGCAAGGACCGCGACGAAGCCATGGCACGCATGCGCAATGCCCTGGACGAGATCGTCGTCGACGGCATCAAGACCAACATCCCGCTGCACCGCGACCTGGTGCGTGATGAAGGTTTCTGCAAAGGCGGCGTCAACATTCACTACCTGGAACACAAACTGGCTAGCCAGGAGTGATTCGCCAGTGATGTAAAAAAGACCCCGGTCCCGTGACCGGGGTCTTTTTTTGGGGCTCCCACAGGGTTCCCACAAACCCCTCGCACTCAAGTAAACTGGCGGGCTTCTCGCAGCCTCGGGCTGCCCCTGTAGATTTTTCCAAAGGTGCCCGCCATGCCTTGGCTGCAAGTACGTCTGGCCATCAGCCCGGAACAAGCCGAAACCTATGAAGATGCCCTGCTCGAAGTAGGCGCCGTTTCGGTCACCTTCATGGATGCCGAAGATCAGCCGATCTTCGAACCGGACCTCAACACCACCCCGCTGTGGTCGCATACCCACCTGCTGGCACTGTTCGAAGCCGATACCGACGCCAGCGCGGTGTTCGCCCACCTGCAGTTGCTGACCAGCGCCGAACTGCCGGAGCACCAGGCCGAAGTCATCGAAGACCAGGATTGGGAACGCAGCTGGATGGACAACTTCCAGCCGATGCGTTTCGGCCAGCGCCTGTGGATCGTGCCAAGCTGGCACGCGGCACCGGAGCCTGAGGCGGTCAACCTGCTGCTCGACCCGGGCCTGGCCTTCGGCACCGGCACCCACCCGACCACCGCACTGTGCCTGGAATGGCTCGACGGCCAGGACCTGAAAGACACCCAGGTGCTCGACTTCGGTTGCGGCTCGGGCATCCTCGCCATCGCCGCGCTGCTGCTCGGTGCCCGTGAAGCGGTCGGTACCGACATCGACGTGCAGGCCCTGGAAGCCTCGCGCGACAACGCCGGACGCAATGGCATCGCCGACGAGAAATTCGCCCTGTACCTGCCCGAGCACATGCCGGCCATGCAGGCCGACGTACTGGTCGCCAACATCCTCGCCGGCCCGCTGGTCTCGCTGGCCCCGCAACTGTCCGGGCTGGTACGTCCGGGTGGCCTGCTGGCGCTGTCGGGGATTCTCGCCGAGCAGGGTGATGAAGTTGCCGCGGCCTACGCCAAGGACTTCGACCTCGACCCGATCGCCGTACGCGATGGCTGGGTACGCATCAGTGGTCGCCGCCGCTAAGTGCGCCTAGAATAACCTTCTGCATAACCCGGACCGCCGCATGACCGACAGTTTCGTCAC
This portion of the Pseudomonas sp. SORT22 genome encodes:
- the accB gene encoding acetyl-CoA carboxylase biotin carboxyl carrier protein; translated protein: MDIRKVKKLIELLEESGIDELEIKEGEESVRISRHSKTPAQQYYAPAPVAAPVAAPAAAPAAAAAPAEAAAPKLNGTVARSPMVGTFYRKASPASPAFVEVGQTVKKGDTLCIVEAMKMMNHIEAETSGVIESILVEDGQPVEFDQPLFTIV
- the prmA gene encoding 50S ribosomal protein L11 methyltransferase produces the protein MPWLQVRLAISPEQAETYEDALLEVGAVSVTFMDAEDQPIFEPDLNTTPLWSHTHLLALFEADTDASAVFAHLQLLTSAELPEHQAEVIEDQDWERSWMDNFQPMRFGQRLWIVPSWHAAPEPEAVNLLLDPGLAFGTGTHPTTALCLEWLDGQDLKDTQVLDFGCGSGILAIAALLLGAREAVGTDIDVQALEASRDNAGRNGIADEKFALYLPEHMPAMQADVLVANILAGPLVSLAPQLSGLVRPGGLLALSGILAEQGDEVAAAYAKDFDLDPIAVRDGWVRISGRRR
- the accC gene encoding acetyl-CoA carboxylase biotin carboxylase subunit, whose amino-acid sequence is MSAKLEKVLIANRGEIALRILRACKELGIKTVAVHSTADRELMHLGLADESVCIGPASASQSYLHIPAIIAAAEVTGATAIHPGYGFLAENADFAEQVENSGFAFIGPKADTIRLMGDKVSAKDAMIKTGVPTVPGSDGPLPEDEEEALRIGREVGYPVIIKAAGGGGGRGMRVVHKEEDLIASAKLTRTEAGAAFGNPMVYLEKFLTNPRHVEVQVLSDGQGNAVHLGDRDCSLQRRHQKVLEEAPAPGIDEKARQEVYKRCVDACIEIGYRGAGTFEFLYENGRFYFIEMNTRVQVEHPVSEMVTGIDIVKEMLSIAAGNKLSFTQDDVVIRGHSLECRINAEDPKKFIPSPGTVKHFHAPGGNGVRVDSHLYSGYAVPPNYDSLIGKLITYGKDRDEAMARMRNALDEIVVDGIKTNIPLHRDLVRDEGFCKGGVNIHYLEHKLASQE